A portion of the Corticium candelabrum chromosome 5, ooCorCand1.1, whole genome shotgun sequence genome contains these proteins:
- the LOC134179436 gene encoding small ribosomal subunit protein uS5m-like, whose translation MALRAACRMGMSCNGLLSSGWSCGIVRQCSALDTRIWMLYRQIHLTSWVKSSDSLAHMTYGDLLLSVSGGRGSRGGRRRGARKGKPSSDVLTLGKAGMKFPGLNSPLPPLPETGLSHAQRPISRQSFRSKSETDDEDDVAMVNRRKLKEHVSVKPQIPYVKGWSGKSWEGRSYGSPETPDGSVLDAFDSRVIELTNVAIMTHAGRKRRKRAVVVVGNKNGAAGFAVAGGGDAHSAMRKARNQAANVLQFVERYNEHTIYHDVKSRFCRTNVIMQKRVKGYGLKCHRIVTEICKLVGISDLRCKVIGSKNRLNVVQAAFKALCSQETPQMLADRTGLRVVEMRSEMGMRPVVLAVPEKERVLYEKTRQAVGYGRH comes from the exons ATGGCGTTGAGAGCAGCTTGTCGCATGGGAATGTCCTGCAATGGACTTCTCAGTTCTGGATGGTCGTGTGGTATCGTGAGACAATGTTCAGCATTGGACACTCGCATTTGGATGTTGTACAGAC AAATACATTTGACGTCATGGGTGAAAAGTTCCGATTCATTAGCACACA TGACTTATGGAGATCTGTTGTTATCGGTAAGTGGTGGCCGTGGTAGTCGAGGAGGACGAAGGCGAGGCGCTAGAAAAGGGAAACCTAGCAGTGATGTACTTACCTTAG GCAAGGCTGGTATGAAATTCCCTGGATTAAATTCTCCTCTCCCCCCTTTGCCGGAAACAGGTTTGAGTCATGCTCAGAGACCTATATCTCGTCAGAGCTTTCGATCTAAGAGTGAAACAGATGATGAGGATGATGTAGCAATGGTTAATAGAAGGAAGTTGAAAGAACATGTAAGCGTGAAACCTCAGATACCTTACGTAAAGGGATGGAGTGGGAAGAGCTGGGAAGGAAGAAGTTATGGTTCACCTGAAACACCAGATGGAA GTGTACTCGATGCATTTGATTCAAGAGTAATAGAG TTGACTAATGTTGCTATCATGACACATGCTgggaggaagaggaggaaaCGAGCTGTAGTTGTGGTTGGAAACAAGAATGGAGCTGCAG GGTTTGCTGTTGCTGGAGGTGGTGATGCTCACTCTGCTATGCGAAAA GCTAGAAATCAAGCTGCAAATGTTCTTCAGTTTGTTGAACGCTACAATGAACACACCA TTTATCATGATGTGAAGAGTAGATTTTGCAGAACAAATGTTATTATGCAGAAAAGAGTAAAGG GTTATGGACTGAAATGCCATCGGATCGTAACTGAAATATGCAAACTTGTAGGAATTAGTGATCTTCGATGCAAAGTGATTGGGTCAAAAAATCGTTTGAATGTTGTTCAAGCTGCATTCAAAGCCCTATGCAGCCAG GAGACACCGCAGATGCTAGCAGATAGAACAGGACTGCGGGTGGTTGAGATGAGATCGGAGATGGGTATGAGACCAGTGGTTCTGGCAGTGCcagagaaagagagagtaTTGTATGAGAAAACAAGACAAGCAGTAGGGTATGGAAGACACTGA
- the LOC134179918 gene encoding exportin-5-like isoform X1 yields MEESLRLIVEAVDVALDPTIDHKDRNRAYEVCEKFRATCDDAWTAGVFLITQSSLSTGVRLFGGQLAQHAIEHQLGNIHIDEITSWQQTVLQLISLNYCSYSPALSKAIICVVGELVKKTWPQQWKTLMADLTAISQTGTVQLELVLLLFGRLGEDVSSCDRSLHQKRRQELVISLHKCMSDIFDFIISTI; encoded by the exons ATGGAGGAGAGTTTACGGCTTATTGTTGAAGCTGTCGATGTTGCGTTAGATCCTACGATAGATCATAAAGACAGAAATAGAGCGTACGAA GTATGTGAGAAATTTAGAGCAACATGCGACGATGCTTGGACTGCAGGAGTTTTTCTCATAACACAGTCTTCACTGTCCACTGGAGTTCGATTGTTTGGTGGACAGTTAGCACAGCATGCTATTGA GCATCAACTTGGAAACATTCATATCGATGAAATAACGTCATGGCAACAGACAGTTCTGCAACTGATATCCTTA AACTATTGCTCTTATTCTCCGGCTTTGAGCAAGGCAATTATTTGTGTAGTTGGTGAGCTTGTGAAGAAAACTTGGCCTCAACAGTGGAAAACTCTGATGGCAGATCTAACTGCTATTAGCCAGACTGGG ACTGTACAGCTTGAGTTagtgttgctgctgtttggtCGGCTTGGAGAAGATGTGTCTAGTTGTGATAGATCTCTTCATCAGAAAAGAAGACAAGAGTTGGTTATTTCTTTACACAAATGCATGTCAGATATCTTTGACTTCATCATCTCAACAATATAG
- the LOC134179918 gene encoding small ribosomal subunit protein uS5m-like isoform X2: protein MRKARYQAASVLQFVERYNEHTIYHDVKSRFCRTNVIMQKRVKGYGLKCHRIVTEICKLVGISDLRCKVIGSKNRLNVVQAAFKALCSQETPQMLADRTGLRVVEMRSEMGMRPVVLAVPEKERVLYEKTRQAVGYGRH, encoded by the exons ATGCGAAAA GCTAGATATCAAGCTGCAAGTGTTCTTCAGTTTGTTGAACGCTACAATGAACACACCA TTTATCATGATGTGAAGAGTAGATTTTGCAGAACAAATGTTATTATGCAGAAAAGAGTAAAGG GTTATGGACTGAAATGCCATCGGATCGTAACTGAAATATGCAAACTTGTAGGAATTAGTGATCTTCGATGCAAAGTGATCGGGTCAAAAAATCGTTTGAATGTTGTTCAAGCTGCATTCAAAGCCCTATGCAGCCAG GAGACACCGCAGATGCTAGCAGATAGAACAGGACTGCGGGTGGTTGAGATGAGATCGGAGATGGGTATGAGACCAGTGGTTCTGGCAGTGCcagagaaagagagagtaTTGTATGAGAAAACAAGACAAGCAGTAGGGTATGGAAGACATTGA